One Prosthecobacter dejongeii genomic window carries:
- a CDS encoding heparinase II/III family protein: protein MNAAVHRPLTTFLLGLTIPLMATAEMRAWKNKAGVSIEAEMVAVDVAARTITIKRADEKTFTIPIDSLSDEDKAFAAEQWKKMQSMPAAAPATAAAPGTPTSPAPGAPAPKTASAKPAPARPVLAITPANKFKVPNSADYIRTVLKTRPRLVHAAQGWAYVKGLPAADPVAAKMLENLKAGGEKLLEAPELTRIFGEQRGTVTPGSKAIFRMATLGTLNFVDGDPRWKERGVRELIAITDPATFQNWYVDEPPVTADFLIAASLGYDYFRDGLNEKQATDARTYMIEKGIGALAAFLKGEPVPESARGKAAGSDAAPKPKAAPKAAAKGESEEEPDSEHMAAASALILAAFCLSDEDPSAAKQAMDAAGKVFGKGMLRFAPAGIWPEGMESGEQVLDYAILVLQTLKANAGSDLGFSLLEGLPQAGLARVHLVGPTNQLFNYGDAQGSALTRPWVSTWLAGAHGNMGTKALTAGAAPGPDTAFLNLAGHLMYYNPHAAGDGAPDSMDYSFPGGSVAALRSSWEKDAYYVAVKGGDNSIPTAQLDLGSFVLEAGGKRWGIELGGESDRAPGFKPAADRTKRYELYVEGTPGQNTISLGGNQELDAKASVIVSHSTPALGITAVDLSKGYSKAAKDAFRGAMMVRGAKPYVVLQDDLSVKNTTPVTWSMHTRAEVTVEGGKATLKDKEQTLHAVILSPAGATFTTEDAPEPKSEQMKKLTGIKVLKVNLGAVKGPQTISIAFALGEAPPVNPVKPISEWEPKR, encoded by the coding sequence ATGAATGCTGCTGTACACCGTCCCCTCACCACGTTTTTGCTCGGCCTGACTATACCGTTGATGGCCACGGCAGAGATGCGTGCTTGGAAAAATAAGGCCGGGGTCTCCATTGAGGCTGAAATGGTAGCTGTGGATGTGGCTGCACGCACCATCACCATCAAGCGTGCGGATGAAAAGACCTTCACCATCCCAATTGACAGTCTGAGCGATGAGGACAAAGCCTTTGCGGCAGAGCAGTGGAAAAAAATGCAGTCCATGCCTGCTGCCGCCCCTGCCACTGCGGCTGCGCCAGGAACTCCCACGTCCCCTGCGCCGGGTGCTCCAGCCCCTAAAACCGCCAGTGCCAAGCCAGCCCCTGCGCGGCCTGTTTTGGCCATCACCCCGGCCAATAAATTCAAGGTGCCAAACAGTGCTGACTACATCCGTACGGTGTTGAAAACCCGTCCTCGTTTGGTCCACGCAGCACAGGGCTGGGCCTATGTGAAGGGACTGCCAGCGGCAGATCCTGTGGCGGCTAAAATGCTGGAGAATCTCAAGGCTGGGGGTGAAAAGCTTCTGGAAGCGCCTGAACTGACGCGTATTTTTGGTGAGCAGCGTGGCACCGTGACACCGGGCTCTAAAGCCATCTTCCGTATGGCGACACTCGGCACTCTAAATTTTGTGGACGGTGATCCTCGCTGGAAAGAGCGTGGGGTGCGTGAATTGATCGCCATCACAGATCCAGCAACGTTTCAAAACTGGTATGTGGACGAGCCGCCTGTGACGGCAGATTTCCTCATCGCGGCGTCTTTGGGCTATGATTATTTCCGGGACGGTCTGAATGAAAAACAGGCGACGGATGCCCGCACTTACATGATTGAAAAAGGTATCGGGGCTCTGGCTGCTTTTCTCAAAGGAGAGCCCGTGCCAGAATCTGCCCGTGGCAAAGCCGCAGGCTCGGATGCGGCACCGAAACCTAAGGCAGCGCCGAAAGCTGCGGCGAAAGGTGAATCTGAAGAGGAGCCTGATTCTGAACACATGGCAGCGGCTTCGGCCCTCATTTTAGCCGCTTTTTGTTTGAGTGATGAAGACCCTAGCGCGGCTAAGCAGGCGATGGATGCGGCTGGTAAGGTCTTTGGTAAAGGCATGCTGCGCTTTGCCCCGGCGGGTATCTGGCCTGAAGGCATGGAGTCTGGAGAGCAGGTGCTAGATTACGCCATCCTGGTTTTGCAGACCTTGAAGGCAAACGCAGGCAGTGACCTCGGTTTCAGTCTTTTGGAAGGTCTGCCTCAAGCGGGCTTAGCCCGTGTACATCTGGTGGGACCTACCAACCAGTTGTTCAATTATGGGGATGCACAGGGTTCCGCCCTCACTCGGCCCTGGGTTTCCACTTGGTTAGCCGGAGCCCACGGCAACATGGGGACTAAGGCCCTCACCGCCGGCGCTGCTCCTGGACCGGATACGGCCTTTTTGAATCTGGCCGGTCACCTGATGTACTACAATCCGCATGCCGCAGGGGACGGTGCGCCGGACAGCATGGATTATTCCTTCCCAGGTGGTTCTGTGGCTGCCCTGCGTAGCAGTTGGGAAAAGGATGCTTATTACGTTGCCGTCAAAGGTGGCGACAATAGTATTCCGACTGCGCAGCTTGATTTGGGCAGCTTCGTTTTAGAAGCAGGTGGTAAACGCTGGGGCATTGAACTGGGCGGCGAAAGTGATCGGGCTCCCGGCTTTAAACCTGCTGCGGACCGGACCAAACGTTACGAACTTTATGTGGAAGGCACTCCGGGGCAAAACACCATTTCTTTAGGCGGAAACCAGGAACTGGATGCCAAAGCCTCCGTGATCGTCAGCCACAGCACACCAGCTCTGGGTATCACGGCCGTGGATCTCTCCAAAGGCTACTCCAAGGCCGCCAAAGATGCTTTTCGTGGAGCCATGATGGTGCGCGGGGCCAAACCTTATGTGGTGCTGCAAGATGATCTTTCGGTGAAAAATACCACCCCAGTGACATGGTCCATGCACACGCGTGCTGAAGTGACCGTAGAAGGCGGGAAGGCCACTCTGAAGGACAAGGAGCAGACCCTGCACGCGGTGATTCTATCTCCTGCCGGAGCAACCTTTACGACGGAAGATGCTCCAGAACCGAAGAGTGAGCAGATGAAAAAGCTGACCGGGATCAAGGTGCTCAAAGTCAATCTGGGTGCCGTAAAAGGGCCTCAGACGATCAGCATCGCTTTTGCTTTGGGCGAAGCCCCCCCGGTGAATCCGGTGAAACCCATCTCCGAATGGGAGCCCAAGCGCTAA
- a CDS encoding riboflavin synthase, with the protein MFTGLIECTGTVLSLEARGESARLTLKVGPLAAELTEGESIAVNGCCLTVTEWDISQQTACFDLLMQTLKVTSLGDLIPGSLVNLERAMSMSARFGGHFVQGHVDATVTVLDWSPHGQDYRLEVALPAEYAGLVIPKGSICLDGISLTAAEVTSQSVVCWIIPHTFQVTNLHTKAAGMRLNVEFDLLGKYVRNLMQAQTGT; encoded by the coding sequence ATGTTCACAGGCCTCATCGAATGCACCGGCACCGTTCTTTCTCTGGAAGCGCGCGGCGAAAGCGCACGCTTGACACTCAAAGTCGGTCCCTTAGCCGCCGAACTCACCGAAGGCGAAAGCATCGCTGTCAATGGCTGCTGCCTGACAGTCACCGAATGGGACATCTCCCAGCAGACAGCCTGTTTTGATTTGCTCATGCAGACGCTCAAAGTCACCAGTCTGGGAGATTTAATTCCCGGTAGCTTAGTCAACCTGGAGCGGGCCATGAGCATGAGCGCCCGCTTTGGAGGGCACTTTGTTCAGGGGCACGTGGACGCTACCGTCACCGTTTTAGACTGGAGTCCGCATGGGCAAGATTATCGTCTAGAGGTCGCGTTGCCCGCAGAGTATGCTGGCTTAGTCATTCCCAAAGGGTCGATCTGCCTGGATGGTATCTCTTTAACCGCAGCGGAAGTCACCTCTCAAAGTGTTGTCTGCTGGATCATTCCCCACACCTTTCAGGTTACCAATCTCCACACCAAAGCGGCAGGGATGCGGTTAAACGTGGAATTTGATCTTCTGGGCAAATACGTGCGAAATCTCATGCAGGCGCAGACGGGAACCTGA
- a CDS encoding DUF6941 family protein — MTVQLATLCDSASDYSGKLCILGAFDTLCAREFPVVHPHCSLVIRLMFEPMDTGHHAFLIRCIDPAGQECLPPFDPAVDVSFPSNFVPFVTRNIVLNLQRLRIERQGVYRWVLELAGNVLFTIPLRVTLFDESRSTIGPAG, encoded by the coding sequence ATGACGGTCCAACTCGCCACCCTTTGCGACTCCGCGTCCGATTACTCTGGAAAACTCTGCATTTTAGGCGCATTCGACACGCTTTGTGCCCGTGAGTTTCCCGTGGTTCACCCGCATTGCTCCCTGGTTATCCGGCTCATGTTTGAGCCCATGGATACGGGGCATCACGCCTTCCTTATCCGCTGCATTGACCCTGCCGGCCAGGAGTGCCTGCCCCCTTTTGACCCCGCAGTGGATGTCAGCTTCCCATCGAATTTCGTCCCCTTCGTCACCCGAAATATCGTCCTAAACTTGCAGCGCTTGCGTATCGAAAGGCAGGGCGTCTATCGCTGGGTGCTGGAACTCGCAGGCAATGTGCTGTTCACCATCCCATTGCGCGTGACTCTTTTTGATGAATCCCGCTCCACCATCGGCCCTGCGGGCTAG
- a CDS encoding acetolactate synthase, with protein MQSNSLQETPAATAKSSPIRQLSVFLPNRVGSLMALVKLLQENAIEVLGLSMQDTTEMTLVRLILSDPESAAMLFIEKGIPHTDCFIIVVELSESDRRLTECLSVLLAAELNIEFCYPLLVRPSLFPLFALHCDDVDMGADVLGRAGFKVLCQGDLSR; from the coding sequence ATGCAGTCAAACTCTCTGCAAGAAACCCCTGCCGCCACCGCCAAGAGCAGCCCCATCCGCCAGCTTTCGGTCTTTCTACCCAACCGAGTCGGTTCTCTCATGGCTCTGGTCAAACTCCTCCAGGAGAATGCCATTGAAGTCTTGGGCCTGTCCATGCAGGACACGACAGAAATGACCTTGGTACGCTTGATCCTGAGCGACCCTGAAAGCGCAGCCATGCTCTTCATTGAAAAAGGCATTCCTCACACCGATTGTTTCATCATCGTCGTGGAACTCAGCGAGTCGGATCGTCGGCTTACCGAATGCTTATCAGTGCTGCTAGCGGCAGAATTGAACATCGAATTTTGCTACCCGTTATTGGTTCGCCCCAGCCTATTCCCACTCTTCGCCCTCCATTGCGATGACGTGGACATGGGGGCCGATGTACTTGGCCGGGCAGGCTTCAAAGTGCTCTGCCAGGGTGACCTCAGTCGTTAA
- a CDS encoding penicillin-binding transpeptidase domain-containing protein, whose amino-acid sequence MPTLMQTVFYRPWQSLALGYCLLSTIPAASAQEAPKAVPVQNVSVGNEGEEKKKGDLSATLLTQKEARTMRLSIPAPRGQIVDRNGIAFATNRVVNYLALNFPFMEKATPEKILSFAKGKIDAANRVLGKNWSLPDERLLSHYEHRRWLPLVFSVEDNLNVEINSEQQKLLAPLLEDGLLLQPAYIRNYPKEDSACHIVGYTGKTRPLPQGPIADGDQLFEEMEGRDGLEVTFDSWLKGIPGEINLLFDPDGKLLADEVLRRPAPGRTVVTTLDFNLQKHAENALKKGARNGGAMVIMDIRNGDILAMASNPGFNLNEFVPGISNARLQELQNDPRKPTTDRCFRGGYPPASTFKIVTALGALESGKVSASTSYNCGTSFLVGDRYFNNWNTKSDEGPMNVISAIKRSCNTWFYQAALDTGADPITNMALRLGFGERTGIPLKGEVAGNVPTNADHRILGGELANIAIGQGAVLVTPLQVCQAMAAIGDGVNMPQPRLVKQVQTIGEIVVDATEPRVRRQINLDPGHRDTVVKGMVAVVSGSGGTGRNAAIKKAQIAGKTGTAQWVPAKEQNLAWFTGFLPASQPVLAFAVVYEGRPGEKVGGGAIAAPIVNEVFTKYFEGAPTDDPLVAALKDVPQALAVDEGEMEGIPSQETRPAEAAPPPPPPEQKTLGGFFRKLFKRGS is encoded by the coding sequence ATGCCCACCCTCATGCAGACTGTGTTTTATCGCCCCTGGCAATCGCTGGCTCTCGGCTATTGCCTACTCTCTACCATCCCTGCTGCCTCCGCCCAGGAAGCCCCCAAGGCTGTCCCCGTGCAAAATGTGTCTGTCGGCAATGAAGGAGAAGAAAAGAAAAAGGGCGATCTCTCTGCCACGCTCCTGACGCAGAAAGAGGCACGAACCATGCGGCTGAGCATCCCTGCCCCGCGTGGGCAAATTGTGGATCGCAACGGTATTGCCTTCGCCACCAACCGAGTGGTCAATTACCTCGCGCTGAATTTTCCCTTCATGGAGAAGGCCACTCCAGAAAAGATCCTGAGCTTTGCCAAAGGCAAGATTGATGCGGCAAATCGCGTCCTGGGGAAAAATTGGTCGCTGCCGGACGAGCGCCTGCTGAGCCATTACGAGCATCGCCGCTGGTTGCCTTTGGTGTTTTCGGTGGAGGACAACCTCAATGTGGAAATCAACTCCGAGCAGCAAAAACTGCTCGCTCCGCTTTTAGAGGATGGCCTGCTTCTTCAGCCCGCCTACATCCGCAATTACCCCAAAGAGGATAGCGCTTGCCACATCGTTGGTTATACGGGCAAGACACGCCCCCTCCCTCAAGGCCCCATTGCCGATGGCGATCAACTGTTTGAAGAAATGGAAGGGCGCGATGGCCTGGAAGTAACCTTTGATTCCTGGCTCAAGGGCATTCCAGGGGAGATCAACTTGCTGTTCGATCCGGATGGCAAACTGCTGGCTGATGAAGTGCTGCGCCGCCCTGCCCCAGGCCGCACAGTGGTTACCACCCTGGATTTCAATCTCCAGAAACACGCCGAAAACGCCCTCAAAAAAGGGGCTCGCAATGGTGGTGCCATGGTCATCATGGACATCCGCAATGGCGATATTCTAGCGATGGCTTCAAATCCAGGATTCAACCTCAACGAGTTTGTCCCTGGCATCAGCAATGCGCGTTTACAAGAACTGCAGAATGACCCACGCAAACCCACGACGGATCGTTGCTTTCGCGGCGGTTACCCACCTGCCTCCACTTTCAAAATTGTGACCGCCCTGGGCGCTTTAGAGAGTGGCAAAGTGAGCGCCTCCACGAGTTATAATTGCGGCACATCGTTCCTGGTCGGAGATCGCTACTTCAACAACTGGAATACGAAGTCGGATGAAGGCCCGATGAACGTCATCTCCGCCATCAAACGCTCCTGCAACACTTGGTTCTACCAAGCAGCACTCGATACCGGGGCAGATCCCATCACGAATATGGCGCTGCGACTGGGTTTCGGCGAACGCACCGGCATTCCTCTGAAAGGGGAAGTCGCAGGCAACGTGCCGACCAATGCAGATCACCGCATTCTAGGCGGTGAACTGGCCAACATCGCCATCGGCCAGGGTGCCGTTTTAGTGACTCCCCTACAGGTTTGCCAGGCCATGGCAGCGATCGGTGATGGCGTGAACATGCCGCAACCACGCCTGGTGAAACAGGTGCAGACCATCGGCGAAATCGTCGTGGATGCCACAGAGCCTCGCGTGCGCCGCCAGATCAATCTCGACCCAGGACACCGAGACACCGTGGTCAAAGGCATGGTGGCGGTGGTATCTGGCAGCGGGGGTACAGGCCGCAATGCCGCCATCAAAAAAGCTCAGATCGCAGGCAAGACCGGCACGGCCCAGTGGGTGCCTGCCAAGGAGCAAAACCTGGCCTGGTTCACTGGCTTCTTACCTGCGAGCCAGCCCGTGCTCGCCTTTGCGGTGGTGTATGAGGGCCGCCCTGGAGAAAAAGTCGGCGGCGGGGCCATTGCGGCACCGATCGTGAATGAGGTTTTCACCAAATACTTTGAAGGTGCCCCTACCGATGATCCCCTGGTGGCTGCACTCAAAGATGTGCCTCAGGCTTTGGCGGTGGATGAAGGCGAGATGGAGGGCATTCCGTCCCAAGAAACACGCCCAGCCGAAGCTGCCCCCCCCCCACCACCGCCTGAGCAAAAAACGCTGGGTGGATTCTTCCGCAAGCTCTTCAAGCGCGGCTCTTAG
- a CDS encoding Trx7/PDZ domain-containing (seleno)protein, producing MKSFIFVALLLSGWSYAATVKDREGAVRADKAAMENDKRWAYNDLESGFRQAKLTGKPLLVVLRCVPCLSCMGLDSAVLMQGEELAPLLDQFVCVRVINANALDLTKFQFDFDLSFSTLFFNGDGTVYGRYGSWTHQKNSADTTISGYKRSLEAALKIHAGYPGNKAKLAGKQGAPLPFVNPLDMPNLAGRYQAQLDWDGKVMQSCIHCHMLGDSLRASYREKKQPIPTEWIYPMPSAETLGLTLAVDPVAEVTMVAVGSLAEVAGVKTGDQITAVAGQPLVSVADLSWALHRTEDAVNKMLEMTVERDGREMPVKLTLPAGWKHGVDNTGRVGAWPMRGMATGGMVLVDLTDEERQARGLDLHGLALWVKGLGMHGKHALAKKTGFQKEDVIVECDGLKERMTESRLLGHLLQKRLLGDVVEVTFLRGKERKTLMLPMQ from the coding sequence ATGAAATCATTCATCTTCGTCGCTTTGCTGCTGTCTGGTTGGAGTTATGCAGCGACAGTGAAAGATCGTGAAGGGGCCGTGCGCGCTGACAAAGCGGCGATGGAAAATGACAAGCGCTGGGCATACAATGATCTTGAAAGTGGTTTTCGGCAGGCAAAGCTAACAGGCAAACCTTTGCTGGTGGTGCTGCGTTGTGTGCCATGTCTTTCGTGCATGGGGCTGGACAGTGCGGTACTTATGCAGGGGGAGGAACTGGCCCCGCTGCTGGACCAGTTTGTCTGCGTCCGGGTGATCAATGCAAATGCGCTCGACCTAACCAAGTTTCAGTTCGACTTTGATCTGTCTTTTTCCACGCTGTTTTTTAATGGAGATGGCACTGTCTATGGCCGTTACGGCTCATGGACGCATCAGAAGAACTCGGCGGATACGACGATTTCAGGCTACAAAAGATCCCTGGAGGCAGCGTTGAAAATTCATGCGGGGTATCCAGGTAACAAGGCAAAGCTGGCAGGTAAACAGGGGGCCCCGCTGCCCTTTGTTAATCCTCTGGACATGCCGAATCTAGCCGGGCGATATCAGGCCCAGCTCGACTGGGATGGCAAAGTGATGCAGAGCTGCATCCACTGTCACATGCTGGGAGATTCCCTGCGTGCCTCCTACCGGGAAAAGAAGCAGCCTATCCCGACGGAATGGATCTATCCCATGCCATCTGCGGAAACCTTGGGACTGACTCTGGCCGTGGACCCTGTGGCTGAAGTAACGATGGTAGCGGTGGGATCTCTGGCTGAAGTGGCAGGAGTTAAAACAGGCGACCAAATCACTGCGGTCGCAGGTCAACCGCTCGTCTCCGTCGCGGACTTAAGCTGGGCACTGCATCGCACAGAAGATGCGGTTAATAAGATGCTGGAGATGACGGTGGAACGTGACGGGCGGGAGATGCCCGTGAAGCTGACACTACCTGCCGGCTGGAAGCATGGTGTAGATAATACCGGTCGTGTAGGAGCCTGGCCCATGCGGGGTATGGCGACAGGTGGAATGGTCCTGGTGGACCTCACTGATGAGGAGCGGCAGGCACGCGGACTGGACCTGCACGGCTTGGCTCTTTGGGTGAAAGGGCTGGGCATGCATGGAAAGCATGCCCTCGCTAAAAAGACGGGTTTTCAAAAAGAGGATGTCATCGTGGAATGCGATGGACTCAAAGAACGCATGACAGAAAGTCGCTTGCTGGGGCATCTGCTCCAAAAACGTTTGTTAGGCGATGTCGTGGAGGTGACTTTCCTTCGTGGGAAAGAGCGTAAAACGCTCATGCTACCCATGCAATGA
- a CDS encoding molybdopterin-dependent oxidoreductase: MSAPAAAATPTAPPPVDLVNVQIDGVWYKFPKGTRMIEACKQVKKEVPHYCYHPKLSSPGNCRMCLVEMGMPPRPAPGQEAEKDEHGMPKIGWMPRPVIACANTIAEGMGIRTESVLTQECRKGVMEFLLINHPLDCPICDQAGECRLQEFSVEHGKGESRFRENKVKKPKNVDIGPRVRLDDERCIMCSRCIRFTAEIADEPVLGFTERGSHTTLAVHPGKRLEHNYSLNTVDICPVGALTSTDFRFQQRVWFLSETNSVCTGCGRGCNMEIGARGDTIFRQTPRENNDVNSTWMCDRGRLDFHFVNSEFRLTDPLVKSGGKHEISTWKKSIQAVAEGLSGLKGEEIAIIASARMTNEELFFVKQLARVLGTENVDVIQRQSEGDNYLFAADKNPNTLGAKEILGIEPGSRLAGITELMSRGRLRAVLALGENLLKVGFERRDIEKIGFLTTLHILANATAELSNVVLPGTAYAEKRGSMINVTGRLQKLNKAVNAPGNARDTWEILRDLVVACGGSNGLYSVEDVFKGLANDVSVFNGLTYAKIGDLGIPLIETSEAIPLLEREKERKSKGIIVG; this comes from the coding sequence ATGTCTGCTCCCGCTGCCGCCGCTACCCCCACCGCACCCCCACCTGTTGACTTGGTGAATGTGCAAATTGACGGCGTCTGGTACAAGTTTCCCAAGGGCACTCGCATGATCGAAGCCTGCAAGCAGGTGAAGAAAGAAGTGCCGCATTATTGCTACCACCCGAAGCTTTCCAGCCCGGGCAATTGCCGCATGTGTCTCGTAGAAATGGGCATGCCGCCTCGCCCAGCCCCTGGCCAAGAAGCAGAAAAGGACGAACATGGCATGCCGAAGATCGGCTGGATGCCACGTCCCGTCATTGCTTGTGCCAATACCATCGCTGAAGGCATGGGCATCCGCACGGAATCCGTTTTGACGCAGGAATGCCGCAAGGGAGTGATGGAGTTCCTTCTCATCAACCATCCACTAGATTGCCCCATCTGTGACCAGGCTGGCGAATGCCGCCTCCAGGAATTCAGCGTGGAGCACGGCAAGGGCGAAAGCCGCTTCCGTGAGAACAAGGTCAAAAAGCCGAAGAATGTGGACATCGGCCCACGTGTTCGTCTGGACGACGAGCGCTGCATCATGTGCAGCCGCTGCATCCGCTTCACGGCGGAAATCGCGGACGAGCCTGTTCTGGGGTTCACCGAACGCGGCAGCCACACCACGCTGGCCGTTCATCCTGGCAAGCGCTTGGAGCACAATTACTCCCTCAACACGGTGGATATCTGCCCAGTGGGTGCCCTCACCTCCACGGACTTCCGCTTTCAGCAGCGCGTCTGGTTCCTCAGCGAGACTAACAGCGTTTGCACAGGCTGTGGCCGTGGCTGCAACATGGAAATCGGCGCCCGCGGTGATACCATTTTCCGCCAGACCCCGCGTGAAAACAACGACGTCAACTCCACGTGGATGTGTGACCGTGGCCGTCTCGACTTCCACTTCGTCAACAGTGAGTTCCGCCTCACAGATCCTCTGGTAAAATCCGGTGGCAAGCATGAGATCAGCACTTGGAAAAAATCCATCCAAGCCGTGGCGGAAGGTCTTTCTGGCCTGAAGGGCGAAGAAATCGCCATCATCGCCAGCGCCCGCATGACCAATGAAGAGCTTTTCTTCGTCAAGCAACTTGCACGGGTGCTCGGCACTGAAAATGTGGACGTCATCCAACGTCAAAGCGAAGGAGACAACTATCTTTTCGCTGCCGACAAAAACCCCAATACCCTCGGGGCCAAAGAGATCCTCGGCATTGAGCCTGGCAGCCGCCTTGCAGGCATCACGGAACTGATGAGCCGCGGCCGACTTCGTGCCGTCCTGGCCCTGGGAGAAAACCTCCTCAAAGTCGGTTTCGAACGCCGTGACATCGAAAAAATCGGTTTCCTCACCACCCTGCACATTCTCGCCAATGCCACAGCAGAGCTTTCCAACGTGGTGCTTCCAGGCACAGCCTACGCAGAAAAGCGCGGTAGCATGATCAATGTCACAGGCCGCCTGCAAAAACTGAACAAGGCAGTCAACGCTCCGGGGAACGCTCGCGACACCTGGGAAATCCTGCGCGATCTCGTCGTGGCTTGCGGCGGCTCCAATGGGCTTTACAGCGTTGAAGATGTCTTTAAAGGACTCGCCAATGACGTGTCTGTCTTCAATGGTCTTACTTACGCGAAGATCGGCGATCTCGGCATCCCGCTGATTGAAACAAGCGAGGCTATTCCTCTCTTAGAGCGCGAAAAAGAGCGCAAATCAAAAGGTATCATCGTGGGTTAA
- the ilvE gene encoding branched-chain-amino-acid transaminase → MASSNLLIHLDGKLVPESEAKVSVFDHGLLYGDGCFEGIRIYNGRVFRLTEHLVRLYESARSICLTIPISIEEMEKATVETVAANNLRDGYIRLVITRGVGSLGLNPYQCPKAGVIIIASGITLYAKEKYETGLNLITCATRRPTPAALSPQVKSLNYLNNIMAKIECIQAGCEEGIMLNEQGYVAECTGDNVFVIKNGIVYTPTIASGALNGITRQAVIEVMTEMGLQVNEVTMTRHEIYTADECFLTGTAAEVIPAVQYDRRPIGDGKPGKLTAEIIKNFKVLANSTGTPVPYA, encoded by the coding sequence ATGGCTTCCTCCAATCTGCTCATTCACCTCGACGGCAAACTCGTTCCTGAATCCGAGGCTAAAGTCTCGGTCTTCGATCACGGTCTGCTCTACGGAGATGGCTGCTTTGAAGGCATCCGCATTTACAATGGTCGTGTTTTCCGCCTGACGGAGCACTTGGTGCGCCTGTATGAAAGCGCCCGTTCCATCTGCCTCACCATCCCGATTTCCATCGAAGAAATGGAAAAAGCGACCGTGGAAACGGTAGCTGCTAACAATCTTCGCGATGGTTACATCCGCCTCGTCATCACCCGTGGCGTGGGCTCCCTGGGGCTGAATCCTTACCAGTGCCCCAAAGCTGGCGTCATCATCATCGCCAGCGGCATCACCTTGTACGCCAAGGAAAAGTATGAGACCGGGCTGAACCTCATCACCTGCGCTACCCGCCGCCCGACTCCTGCAGCCCTCAGCCCCCAGGTCAAAAGTCTGAACTACCTGAACAACATCATGGCCAAGATCGAATGCATCCAGGCCGGGTGTGAAGAGGGCATCATGCTCAATGAACAGGGCTACGTGGCCGAGTGCACGGGAGACAACGTGTTTGTCATCAAAAACGGCATCGTTTATACCCCGACCATCGCCAGCGGTGCCCTCAATGGCATCACTCGCCAGGCAGTGATCGAAGTCATGACAGAAATGGGCCTGCAAGTGAACGAAGTGACCATGACCCGCCACGAAATCTACACGGCGGACGAATGTTTCCTCACTGGCACTGCGGCGGAAGTGATCCCGGCCGTTCAGTATGACCGCCGTCCTATCGGCGATGGCAAGCCCGGCAAGCTCACCGCAGAAATCATCAAGAACTTCAAGGTGCTGGCCAACTCCACCGGCACTCCAGTCCCTTACGCGTAA
- a CDS encoding thymidylate synthase, with protein MQEYHRLLQKVLTHGSYREDRTGTGAYSVFGEQSRYDLSAGFPIVTTKKLHLRSIIHELLWFLAGDTNIRYLQENKVSIWDEWANEQGELGPVYGAQWRRWQGAPKAAPIDQITQLVEGIRKNPFSRRHIVSAWNVAVVDQMALPPCHCLFQFFVAEGKLSCQLYQRSADLFLGVPFNIASYALLTMMVAQVCDLQPGDFVHTFGDLHLYKNHLDQAKEQLSREPRLLPVMKLNPEVKDLFAFRFEDFTLEGYDPHPAIKAPIAV; from the coding sequence ATGCAAGAATACCACCGCCTGCTTCAAAAGGTGCTCACTCACGGTAGTTACCGCGAAGACCGCACAGGCACGGGCGCGTATTCCGTTTTTGGCGAGCAGAGCCGTTATGATCTGAGTGCAGGCTTTCCTATCGTTACGACAAAAAAACTACACCTTCGCAGCATCATCCACGAGCTGCTTTGGTTCCTCGCGGGTGATACAAACATCCGCTATCTCCAGGAAAACAAAGTCTCCATCTGGGACGAATGGGCGAATGAACAAGGCGAGCTCGGCCCAGTTTATGGTGCTCAATGGCGGCGTTGGCAAGGGGCACCCAAGGCAGCCCCCATTGACCAGATCACCCAGCTCGTGGAAGGCATCCGCAAAAACCCATTCAGCCGCCGCCACATCGTCAGCGCCTGGAATGTCGCCGTGGTGGATCAAATGGCCCTGCCGCCATGCCACTGTCTGTTCCAGTTTTTCGTGGCGGAGGGTAAGCTCAGTTGCCAGCTCTACCAGCGCAGTGCCGACCTCTTTCTCGGCGTGCCGTTCAACATCGCCAGTTATGCTCTACTGACGATGATGGTGGCCCAGGTTTGCGATCTCCAACCCGGTGATTTTGTCCACACTTTTGGGGATCTCCATCTCTATAAGAACCACCTCGACCAGGCCAAAGAGCAGCTCAGTCGCGAGCCGCGCCTCCTGCCTGTCATGAAGCTGAATCCTGAGGTCAAAGATCTCTTCGCGTTTCGCTTCGAAGACTTCACGCTCGAGGGTTATGACCCGCATCCAGCGATCAAGGCTCCTATTGCGGTTTGA